The genomic region ATCTTTATGATCTGCAGTTTGACGATAAACCATGAAAAAGCTTGGTGACTGGCTTCTTCTGCGGGTGGTTCCCTTGCTGGCCTCATTAGTCATCCGTGGGCTTTCACTGCTGATTCGGATTGATTATCTGGGGATGGAATACTGGCGTCAGTGCCGGCAGGATAAGCGCGGCGTCATTATCTCTTTCTGGCATGACCAGTTGTTGCTGATGGTCAAAGGTAACCCTAGTAAGGCGGGGGCCAGGATTCTTATCAGTGCTTCGAAGGATGGTGAGCTGATTGCCAGGACCATGCGCTATTTTGGCCATGATGCTGTGCGTGGTTCATCTTCACGAGGAGGAAAAGAGGCGTTGAAAGAGATGGTCCTGCTGGCGCAGGAACCCGGCGATCTGGCCATAACGCCTGATGGCCCTCGTGGTCCGCGGCATCGATTGAAGCCGGGGGTTGCTCAGTTGGCCAGATTAACCGGCCGACCGGTGCTGCCGCTCGCTTTTGCCTGCAGCCGGGGGCGGCGTTTTCAATCCTGGGATCGTTTTCTGCTGCCCTATCCCTTTAGCCGCGGCGTTTTTGTTCTTGGAGAACCGGTAGTCTGTCAACCGGGCGAGGAACTTGCCCTGCTTCAGGAACGTCTATCTCAAGCCATGGAACATGTGAACGAGAAGGCTCGGGCTCATTTGAGGTGCTATGGTTTATCTGCTGTATGACCTCATTCTTCTGCTGGCTTCTCTGATCCTGGTACCCTACTACGCCTTCAGAGGGGTGCGCTCCGGGACGTTGCGGCAGGGGATCGGCGAGAGATTAGGACGTATCCCGCCGGCAAAGCTCAGTCTTTTGGTGCGGCGACAGGTGTTCTGGATTCATGCCGTTTCGGTGGGCGAGACCCGGGCGGCCGTGCCCCTGGTTAAAGGGCTGAAAAAGGCCTATCCGGATGTTGCCCTGGTGCTTTCCAGTGTAACAGAGACCGGTCATGAAATTGCTAGCAACCTTTCTCAGGTAGACTGCTGCCTTTTCTTTCCGTTTGATTTTTCCTGGGTTGTCCGTCGGGTTCTGGCGGCTATCAGGCCGGAGTTGATTATTATTGTTGAGACGGAGATCTGGCCGAATTTTGTCCGCCTGGCCGATGAACAAAACATTCCTGTGGTGCTGGTCAATGGCCGGATATCGGACCGTTCTTTTCCCCGTTACCGTCGGTTCCGGTGGTTCCTGAGGCGGATACTGGAGCGTTTTTCCCTGCTCTGCATGCAGACTGACCAGGATGCCAAACGGATTCAGTTAATGGGGGCGCCAAAAGAATTAGTGCATGTTTCCGGGAACATGAAGTTTGATCTTGGTGACATTCTTCCTGGGGCGAACATTCAAGCTGTCAAGGAACGCTACCAGCTTCCTGACGACGCACTTATCTGGATTGCCGGCAGCACCCACGCTGGTGAAGAGGAGGAGGTCGTTGCAGCCTATCAGCAGCTTTTGGCCGAGGGGAAAAAGCTGTTTCTGGTTCTGGTGCCCCGACATCCAAATCGATGCAAAGGGGTGGGGGAGATGCTGCGGCAGCGGGGAATCTCTTTTGCCCGCCGGAGTGAACTGCCTGTGACGGCATCCTTTCTTGCCGCTGGAACCGTGCTGTTGATGGACACCGTTGGTGAGTTGCAGAAGCTCTATGGGGTGGCTGATGTGGTGTTTGTTGGTGGCAGCCTGGTGCCGGTTGGCGGCCATAACCTGCTGGAAGCCTCAGCGGTGAAAAAACCGGTCCTCTTCGGTCCCCAGATGCACAATTTCAAAGAGATTTCGCGGCTGTTGCTGGAGGCTGGGGGTGGGCTTATGGTCGCTGACGGAAACGAATTGTTTACGGTCATGGGCCGCTTACTGGACAGTCCTGCGGAGCGGTATGAGCTTGGTGAGCGAGGCTATCAGGTGGTAGCCAGGCACGCTGGCGCCACCGCCTTGACGATAGATTTGATACGGTCCGTGCTGACACAAGATGCAGCTGACCATAACGCCGCAATCGATTAAATGTTGGCCAGTGTTTTGATTGGGATGGGTGCAAAGAGATGGGGAAGATAGTCCAAGACTTTGAATTTTCAAAAAAATATGATGAGGGTCATTCCCGGCAATATTATGAAAAACATCAGGAGGCATTTGGCCGCCGCATGTCTGACCGCCGGGAACAGCAGATGGCCCGTCAGGCGTTGGCGATTGCCGGCAATCCCCAGTCAATTCTAGATATTCCCTGCGGCGCCGGTCGTTTCTGGCCGCTGCTGGCGGAAGATCCCCTCCGTCGGCTCTATGGGGCTGATGCCAGTGAGGCGATGCTTGCGGTGGCGGTGGCCAAACAGCCGCAACCGGTGAGCCGCCGTTTCACCGTTTTACAAAGCTCTGCTTTAGCCATTAAACTTCCCGAAAAAACGGTGGAGAGCATATTCTGCATGCGCCTGCTGCACCATATTGGTCAGGTAGAAGATAGGCTGGCAATTTATCGGGAGTTTTCCCGGGTTGCCAGCAGAACCATTATTCTGTCATTATGGGTCGATGGCAATCTCAAGTCATGGCGGCGGAAGAAAATGGAACGTTCCCGCCAGGGAAGG from Candidatus Anaeroferrophillus wilburensis harbors:
- a CDS encoding 3-deoxy-D-manno-octulosonic acid transferase; the protein is MVYLLYDLILLLASLILVPYYAFRGVRSGTLRQGIGERLGRIPPAKLSLLVRRQVFWIHAVSVGETRAAVPLVKGLKKAYPDVALVLSSVTETGHEIASNLSQVDCCLFFPFDFSWVVRRVLAAIRPELIIIVETEIWPNFVRLADEQNIPVVLVNGRISDRSFPRYRRFRWFLRRILERFSLLCMQTDQDAKRIQLMGAPKELVHVSGNMKFDLGDILPGANIQAVKERYQLPDDALIWIAGSTHAGEEEEVVAAYQQLLAEGKKLFLVLVPRHPNRCKGVGEMLRQRGISFARRSELPVTASFLAAGTVLLMDTVGELQKLYGVADVVFVGGSLVPVGGHNLLEASAVKKPVLFGPQMHNFKEISRLLLEAGGGLMVADGNELFTVMGRLLDSPAERYELGERGYQVVARHAGATALTIDLIRSVLTQDAADHNAAID
- a CDS encoding lysophospholipid acyltransferase family protein; this encodes MKKLGDWLLLRVVPLLASLVIRGLSLLIRIDYLGMEYWRQCRQDKRGVIISFWHDQLLLMVKGNPSKAGARILISASKDGELIARTMRYFGHDAVRGSSSRGGKEALKEMVLLAQEPGDLAITPDGPRGPRHRLKPGVAQLARLTGRPVLPLAFACSRGRRFQSWDRFLLPYPFSRGVFVLGEPVVCQPGEELALLQERLSQAMEHVNEKARAHLRCYGLSAV
- a CDS encoding class I SAM-dependent methyltransferase; its protein translation is MGKIVQDFEFSKKYDEGHSRQYYEKHQEAFGRRMSDRREQQMARQALAIAGNPQSILDIPCGAGRFWPLLAEDPLRRLYGADASEAMLAVAVAKQPQPVSRRFTVLQSSALAIKLPEKTVESIFCMRLLHHIGQVEDRLAIYREFSRVASRTIILSLWVDGNLKSWRRKKMERSRQGRAYQNRFVLPRQQVENEFRQVGINIIGKIDFLKFYSMWRVYVLGVSPQ